From Streptomyces durmitorensis, a single genomic window includes:
- a CDS encoding DoxX family protein → MPFSSSTSSTGTHTAVPGGTGSPLASAQSGMDIGLLLLRCAVGLTMAVHGTQKLFGWFNGAGLDSTAGFFASDGYSAPKAMATVAGLTETFCGLGLAIGLLTPLAGAGIVGIMLNAIAMKWGNGFFNPAGIEYDLVLLTAAVSLALAGPGRYAVDHFLPVPRTHRLSHGIAAVALGAVSAAVVLVALHD, encoded by the coding sequence ATGCCCTTTTCCTCTTCCACCAGTTCCACCGGCACGCACACCGCGGTTCCGGGCGGCACCGGCTCCCCGCTCGCCTCCGCGCAGTCCGGCATGGACATCGGGCTCCTGCTGCTGCGCTGCGCAGTCGGCCTGACCATGGCCGTCCACGGCACCCAGAAGCTGTTCGGCTGGTTCAACGGCGCAGGCCTCGACAGCACCGCGGGGTTCTTCGCGAGCGACGGCTACTCCGCCCCGAAGGCCATGGCCACGGTCGCCGGTCTCACCGAGACGTTCTGCGGCCTGGGTCTGGCCATCGGCCTGCTCACGCCGCTCGCCGGGGCGGGCATCGTCGGCATCATGCTCAACGCCATCGCCATGAAGTGGGGCAACGGCTTCTTCAACCCCGCCGGCATCGAGTACGACCTGGTTCTGCTCACGGCGGCCGTGAGCCTGGCGCTAGCAGGACCCGGCAGGTACGCCGTCGACCACTTCCTGCCCGTCCCGCGCACCCACCGCCTCTCCCACGGCATCGCCGCCGTGGCACTGGGCGCCGTCTCGGCCGCCGTCGTCCTGGTGGCCCTGCACGACTGA
- a CDS encoding helix-turn-helix domain-containing protein: MSDEAELTDVLTAVGPRLRALRKARGATLARLSEETGISLSTLSRLEAGQREPTLKLLLPLAKAYGVPLDELVGAPQTGDPRIHPRPFMRHGNTWVPLTRHLGGMHAYKQVMPVAKRSGGKTARPEQGMHEGYEWLYVLSGRLLLALGEHDLVLTAGEAAEFDTRTPHGFANAGDIPVEFLALYGAQGERMHVRVRPAGEGRSEGESEGDGE; the protein is encoded by the coding sequence ATGAGCGACGAGGCCGAACTCACGGATGTGCTGACCGCCGTCGGACCGCGGCTGCGGGCACTGCGGAAGGCGCGGGGCGCCACACTGGCCCGGCTGAGCGAGGAGACGGGCATCTCCCTGAGCACGCTCTCGCGCCTTGAGGCGGGGCAGCGCGAGCCGACCCTGAAGCTCCTGCTGCCCCTTGCCAAGGCGTACGGCGTCCCGCTCGACGAGCTGGTCGGCGCGCCCCAGACCGGCGACCCGCGCATCCACCCGAGGCCGTTCATGCGCCACGGAAACACCTGGGTCCCCCTGACGCGCCACCTCGGCGGCATGCACGCCTACAAGCAGGTCATGCCGGTCGCCAAGAGGAGCGGCGGCAAGACCGCACGCCCCGAGCAGGGCATGCACGAGGGCTACGAGTGGCTCTACGTCCTCTCCGGCCGCCTGCTGCTCGCCCTCGGCGAACACGACCTCGTCCTCACGGCGGGCGAGGCCGCCGAGTTCGACACCCGCACACCCCACGGCTTCGCCAATGCCGGTGACATCCCCGTGGAATTCCTCGCCCTGTACGGGGCACAGGGCGAGCGCATGCACGTACGGGTCAGGCCGGCCGGCGAAGGCCGAAGCGAGGGCGAAAGCGAGGGCGACGGGGAGTGA
- a CDS encoding ImmA/IrrE family metallo-endopeptidase, with amino-acid sequence MHSIGTPEPEHRTGPGRLIPGRVSTALRKRRAWSMEERRAARLIYKELQLAPDAGLMDLVEAVGKKRGRPIEIVQRSLSPQATGMCLPGKDGDRIVITTNTSPHHQRFILGHELFHLLEGEEDDCVSGHHFQGSVALESELSTLPPGLVDEVLSGPVFFRTTFERRAEWRAEAFGTVAALQLTGKKGAGSLTSAFANRRFH; translated from the coding sequence ATGCATTCCATCGGCACCCCCGAGCCCGAGCACCGCACCGGTCCCGGCCGCCTGATCCCCGGACGGGTCTCGACGGCCCTGCGCAAACGCCGCGCCTGGAGCATGGAAGAACGTCGCGCCGCCCGCCTCATCTACAAGGAACTCCAGCTGGCGCCCGACGCCGGTCTGATGGACCTGGTCGAGGCCGTCGGGAAGAAGCGGGGCCGCCCCATCGAGATCGTCCAGCGCTCCCTGAGCCCGCAGGCGACGGGCATGTGCCTGCCGGGGAAGGACGGGGACCGCATCGTCATCACCACCAACACCAGCCCGCATCACCAGCGTTTCATCCTGGGCCACGAACTCTTCCACCTCCTGGAGGGCGAGGAGGACGACTGCGTCAGCGGGCACCACTTCCAGGGCTCCGTTGCCCTGGAGAGCGAACTGTCCACGCTGCCACCAGGGTTGGTGGACGAAGTGCTGAGCGGTCCCGTCTTCTTCCGTACGACGTTCGAGCGCAGGGCGGAGTGGCGCGCGGAGGCGTTCGGGACGGTCGCCGCGCTTCAGCTGACCGGGAAGAAGGGCGCGGGGTCGCTCACTTCCGCCTTCGCCAACCGGCGGTTCCACTGA
- a CDS encoding cytochrome P450, with translation MREGVLYSRSPRHWQRIFGFSEQAALQLVTALPALLDGGDKALEANQQIMNVIEESDARSAEEIVRSNEEIPEQAWLTLASAMGAMGNWISNGLERQVNSAKMRNDVNHGLADIEGAMRATLWEQPPLQRVIGRWATRDTRLGEQDIAAGDLLVLDLAAVNQDPCMGSDAERAAMAAHSEANLRYGAGEHECPFPDLAEAITVTAIDCLLQRLPDVRLADGASLTWRPSVIVRALEALPVRFAPTARSVPASEVPSRV, from the coding sequence ATGCGCGAGGGGGTGCTCTACAGCCGGAGCCCCCGGCACTGGCAGCGGATCTTCGGGTTCTCGGAGCAGGCGGCGCTGCAACTGGTGACGGCCCTGCCCGCCCTTCTCGACGGCGGGGACAAGGCGCTGGAGGCCAACCAGCAGATCATGAACGTCATCGAGGAGAGCGACGCCCGGAGCGCGGAGGAGATCGTCCGCAGCAATGAAGAGATCCCCGAACAGGCGTGGCTCACCCTGGCCTCAGCCATGGGCGCCATGGGCAACTGGATCTCGAACGGCCTTGAGCGGCAGGTCAACAGCGCCAAGATGCGCAACGACGTGAACCACGGCCTCGCCGACATCGAGGGCGCCATGCGGGCCACGCTGTGGGAGCAGCCTCCGCTGCAGCGCGTCATCGGCCGCTGGGCGACGCGGGACACCCGCCTGGGCGAGCAGGACATCGCGGCGGGCGACCTGCTCGTGCTCGACCTGGCCGCCGTCAATCAGGACCCGTGCATGGGGTCGGACGCCGAACGTGCCGCGATGGCCGCCCACAGCGAGGCCAACCTGCGGTACGGCGCGGGGGAACACGAGTGTCCGTTCCCCGACCTGGCGGAGGCGATCACGGTGACGGCGATCGACTGCCTGCTGCAGCGGCTGCCCGACGTCCGCCTCGCCGACGGCGCGTCCCTGACATGGCGCCCGTCCGTCATCGTGCGCGCCCTGGAGGCCCTGCCCGTCCGATTCGCCCCGACCGCCCGCTCGGTCCCAGCCTCGGAGGTTCCCTCTCGTGTCTGA
- a CDS encoding ABC-F family ATP-binding cassette domain-containing protein: MSVPTTPSASLTCSALSFQWPDGTSVFDGLSVSIGRGRTGLVGTNGAGKSTLLRLLAGQLRPSQGSVTVGGSLAYLPQNITLDTTLRVDQALGIAERRDALRAIESGDVREQHFETIGDDWDVEERALATLGSLGLGDVELDRTVGQLSGGETVLLRLAALLLERPDVLLLDEPTNNLDLFARRRLYEAVDSWRTGVLVVVSHDLDLLERVDRIAELRAGSVSWYGGGWSAYEEALATEQEAAGRMLRAAEADVRRQKRELEETQVKVARRQRHSKKMDAQRRAPRIVAGEKKRSAQESGDKLRGLHEERLNEARERREEAADAIRNDAEIRVSLPHTAVPAGRTVLTLRELRPRYGMLREGSLEVRGPERIALVGRNGAGKTTLLRTLTGDLAPLSGEVRTLVPVRFLPQRLDVLDDDLSVAANVSRLSPGLTDNHIRSQLARFLFKGARAEQPAGTLSGGERFRAALAAMMLAAPAPQLLMLDEPTNNLDLASVRQLTGALESYEGALLIASHDLTFLESVGITRWVLVADELQETTAEEVRDLLAAPQGA; this comes from the coding sequence ATGTCTGTACCCACCACGCCCAGCGCCTCCCTCACCTGTTCCGCCCTGTCGTTCCAGTGGCCGGACGGCACGAGCGTCTTCGACGGGCTGTCCGTCAGCATCGGACGCGGCCGCACCGGACTCGTCGGCACCAACGGCGCGGGCAAGTCCACCCTGCTGCGCCTGCTCGCCGGTCAACTGCGCCCGTCCCAGGGCTCGGTGACCGTCGGCGGCAGCCTCGCCTACCTGCCGCAGAACATCACCCTCGACACGACCCTCCGCGTCGACCAGGCCCTCGGCATCGCCGAGCGGCGTGACGCGCTGCGCGCCATCGAGTCCGGAGACGTGCGCGAGCAGCACTTCGAGACGATCGGCGACGACTGGGACGTCGAGGAGCGAGCCCTGGCCACGCTGGGCTCGCTCGGGCTCGGCGACGTCGAACTCGACCGCACCGTGGGCCAGTTGTCCGGCGGAGAGACCGTTCTGCTGCGCCTGGCCGCACTGCTCCTGGAACGTCCGGACGTGCTGCTCCTCGACGAGCCGACCAACAACCTCGACCTGTTCGCGCGGCGCCGGCTCTACGAGGCCGTCGACTCCTGGCGCACCGGTGTCCTGGTCGTCGTCAGCCACGACCTCGACCTGCTCGAGCGCGTGGACCGCATCGCCGAACTGCGCGCCGGATCCGTGAGCTGGTACGGCGGCGGCTGGTCCGCCTACGAGGAGGCCCTTGCCACCGAGCAGGAGGCGGCCGGACGGATGCTGCGGGCAGCCGAGGCCGACGTACGACGCCAGAAGCGCGAACTGGAGGAGACCCAGGTCAAGGTGGCCCGCCGCCAGCGGCACAGCAAGAAGATGGACGCCCAGCGGCGCGCCCCGCGCATCGTCGCGGGCGAGAAGAAGCGCTCCGCGCAGGAGTCGGGGGACAAGCTCCGGGGCTTGCACGAGGAGCGGCTCAACGAGGCGCGCGAGCGGCGCGAGGAGGCCGCGGACGCGATCCGCAACGACGCCGAGATCCGCGTCAGCCTGCCGCACACCGCGGTGCCCGCGGGCCGCACGGTCCTCACCCTGCGCGAACTGCGGCCCCGGTACGGCATGTTGCGGGAAGGCAGCCTGGAGGTGCGGGGGCCCGAGAGGATCGCCCTCGTCGGGCGCAACGGCGCGGGCAAGACGACGCTCCTGCGCACCCTCACCGGGGATCTTGCCCCGCTGTCCGGCGAGGTCAGGACGCTTGTGCCGGTGCGGTTCCTGCCGCAGCGCCTGGACGTCCTCGACGACGATCTGAGCGTCGCGGCGAACGTCTCACGGCTGTCTCCCGGGCTCACCGACAACCACATCCGCTCCCAGCTCGCGCGCTTCCTGTTCAAGGGCGCGCGCGCCGAACAGCCGGCGGGCACTCTGTCCGGCGGCGAGCGCTTCCGTGCCGCGCTCGCGGCGATGATGCTCGCCGCCCCGGCACCTCAGCTCCTGATGCTGGACGAGCCGACCAACAACCTCGACCTGGCCAGCGTGCGCCAACTGACCGGCGCGCTCGAGTCGTACGAGGGAGCGCTCCTGATCGCCAGCCACGACCTGACGTTCCTGGAGTCGGTCGGCATCACGCGCTGGGTGCTCGTGGCGGACGAGCTCCAGGAGACCACCGCGGAAGAGGTCCGCGACCTCCTCGCGGCACCGCAGGGGGCCTGA
- a CDS encoding helix-turn-helix domain-containing protein, whose amino-acid sequence MNADADPRGGDIDRLLAGTHPDAQQEEAPREYLLRFAIDRFLVDVDAYAGRLGKARGNLLPPEHVSYMTGIAAERAQALLDGAPLTEEEPAEVKEREGFRLALLLPRLSFLRATRLNPATQKPYKDADIAARTGITRQTVWNIFNGERKPRHDMVGTLENFFHAPLGFCFRSEGEALVEHLKRMVNEDLPKLATKVALKRLGADSLALRSTGEVDVLRDILPALDTLALQERARRATPESRDE is encoded by the coding sequence GTGAACGCAGACGCCGACCCCAGAGGCGGCGACATCGACCGCCTGCTGGCCGGTACCCACCCGGACGCCCAGCAGGAAGAGGCGCCCCGGGAGTACCTCCTCCGATTCGCCATCGACCGCTTCCTGGTCGATGTCGACGCCTACGCGGGCCGGTTGGGGAAGGCGCGGGGGAATCTGCTGCCTCCCGAGCACGTCTCCTACATGACGGGGATCGCCGCCGAGCGCGCCCAGGCACTGCTGGACGGGGCGCCTCTCACGGAGGAGGAGCCGGCGGAGGTCAAGGAGCGGGAAGGCTTCCGCCTGGCCCTGCTTCTGCCGCGGTTGAGCTTCCTCAGGGCCACGCGACTCAACCCGGCGACCCAGAAGCCGTACAAGGACGCCGACATCGCCGCCAGGACCGGCATCACGCGACAGACGGTCTGGAACATCTTCAACGGCGAGCGCAAGCCGCGGCACGACATGGTCGGCACCCTGGAGAACTTCTTCCACGCTCCTCTCGGGTTCTGCTTCCGCAGTGAGGGCGAGGCGCTGGTCGAGCACCTGAAGCGCATGGTCAACGAGGATCTGCCGAAGCTGGCAACGAAGGTGGCCCTCAAGCGACTCGGGGCCGACAGTCTCGCCCTGCGCAGTACCGGTGAGGTCGACGTGCTGCGTGACATCCTCCCCGCCCTCGACACCCTCGCGCTCCAGGAGCGTGCGCGACGGGCGACGCCGGAATCACGGGACGAGTAG
- a CDS encoding damage-control phosphatase ARMT1 family protein → MPEAVEAPVILSNAPGSFPRSVLAERHPALIKKVRDAFPYGPRQHRALDALLTQATQGVIEPLGPDAHDRQLWEAWGSEYVGLSWFDAPFLWAESYFYRQLLTAVGYFEAGPWQGIDPFRPFKQAELHTEEADEELAALDGLTLRPLGEQRQALLLGSLWGNRADLGFAVGGGAAGAADSRLVADDSALLWSLLPEGGAATLCLVADNAGRELLPDLILVDHLLRHRRAERVVLHVKPYPYYVSDAMTADVIDCLRRLTGARGAAAEVGERLWSAMGTGQLTVRGHTFSCAPLPYADMPDDLRQEFAEADVTVMKGDLNYRRLVGDQLWPATTPFEERTAYFPGPVAALRTLKSDVIVGLDERTEAALVAEHGQGWRTSGTHALIQARR, encoded by the coding sequence ATGCCAGAAGCAGTCGAAGCGCCCGTCATCCTGAGCAACGCGCCCGGTTCCTTCCCCCGGAGCGTGCTCGCCGAGCGGCATCCCGCGCTCATCAAGAAGGTGCGCGACGCCTTCCCCTACGGCCCGCGCCAGCACCGCGCCCTCGACGCCCTGCTGACACAGGCCACTCAGGGAGTGATCGAACCGCTGGGCCCCGACGCGCACGACCGTCAGCTGTGGGAGGCCTGGGGGAGTGAGTACGTCGGTCTGTCCTGGTTCGACGCGCCCTTCCTGTGGGCCGAGAGCTACTTCTACCGCCAACTCCTCACGGCTGTCGGGTACTTCGAGGCAGGGCCCTGGCAGGGCATCGATCCGTTCCGCCCGTTCAAGCAGGCGGAGCTGCACACCGAAGAGGCCGACGAGGAGCTGGCCGCCCTCGATGGGCTGACCCTGCGCCCCCTCGGCGAGCAGCGTCAGGCGCTGCTCCTCGGTTCGCTGTGGGGCAACCGCGCGGACCTGGGTTTCGCCGTGGGCGGCGGCGCGGCCGGGGCCGCCGACTCGCGCCTCGTCGCCGACGACTCCGCGCTGCTGTGGTCCCTGCTGCCCGAGGGTGGCGCGGCCACGCTGTGCCTGGTCGCGGACAACGCAGGGCGAGAGCTCCTGCCCGACCTCATCCTCGTCGACCACCTCCTGCGGCACCGGCGCGCCGAGCGGGTCGTGCTGCACGTCAAGCCCTACCCGTACTACGTCTCGGACGCCATGACCGCCGACGTGATCGACTGCCTGCGCCGCCTGACTGGCGCGCGGGGCGCCGCGGCCGAGGTGGGTGAGCGCCTGTGGTCGGCCATGGGTACCGGGCAGCTCACCGTCCGTGGCCACACCTTCTCCTGCGCCCCGCTGCCGTACGCCGACATGCCCGACGACCTGCGCCAGGAGTTCGCAGAGGCCGACGTGACCGTCATGAAGGGCGACCTGAACTACCGGCGCCTTGTCGGCGATCAACTGTGGCCCGCCACCACGCCGTTCGAGGAGCGCACCGCGTACTTCCCCGGCCCGGTGGCCGCCCTGCGCACGCTGAAGTCCGACGTGATCGTCGGACTCGACGAGCGGACCGAGGCGGCCCTCGTCGCCGAGCACGGCCAGGGGTGGCGCACCAGCGGCACCCACGCCCTGATCCAGGCGCGGCGGTGA
- a CDS encoding DUF6545 domain-containing protein, translated as MWHLILTTVNLAIAAFALVLGCAKAHAARGNPDLTLKLTASVLIHCGVIFLLCTPAVYRAVGAAAGSANLPALVVNSATLLCLGHAHLMTQLWHPARKEPTALRRTAAIWAPVYGTAVILMAVLYVWADVQGPARPLRYSAAYADVWQVVAFQVVYSAGIVATALVTMQQCRGVVMPGRPDLDLALKKSLKAFAAAVALDIVNIALTLTAVISAAATGTHRLDFLAEAAWLATIASGVAASFALARLVFSSRRAERRDCRTMEQLWKVATRLGEDDGQLVLAPQPLFWWRNWRVELLRRLAEIREGERVLSPWWSGAPAQAVAGLADQESDLPRDFDLVAAQAAAVVLHAAHARGQGRPPLPDDTRLKAMPGGRVPEEEERAHLVLVARHLNLPLVFEAVTRSSR; from the coding sequence ATGTGGCACCTGATCCTCACCACGGTCAACCTCGCGATCGCCGCCTTCGCCCTCGTCCTGGGGTGCGCCAAGGCCCACGCGGCTCGGGGCAATCCTGACCTCACCCTCAAGCTGACGGCCTCGGTCCTGATCCACTGCGGCGTGATCTTCCTGCTCTGCACGCCCGCCGTCTACCGGGCGGTGGGAGCGGCCGCGGGCTCCGCCAACCTTCCGGCGCTCGTCGTCAACTCGGCCACCCTGCTGTGCCTCGGCCACGCCCACCTGATGACGCAGCTCTGGCACCCGGCACGCAAAGAGCCGACCGCCCTGCGACGCACGGCCGCGATCTGGGCACCGGTGTACGGCACGGCGGTCATCCTGATGGCGGTCCTCTACGTCTGGGCCGATGTGCAGGGCCCCGCCCGCCCTCTCCGCTACTCCGCGGCCTACGCCGACGTCTGGCAGGTCGTCGCCTTCCAGGTCGTCTACTCGGCCGGCATCGTCGCCACCGCGTTGGTCACCATGCAGCAGTGCCGTGGAGTCGTCATGCCGGGGCGCCCGGACCTCGACCTGGCACTGAAGAAGAGCCTCAAGGCGTTCGCGGCCGCCGTCGCCCTGGACATCGTCAACATCGCCCTGACCCTCACCGCGGTGATCTCGGCCGCCGCCACGGGCACGCACCGTCTCGACTTCCTTGCCGAGGCGGCGTGGCTCGCCACCATCGCCAGCGGCGTGGCCGCCAGTTTCGCGCTGGCCCGGCTGGTGTTCAGCTCCCGGCGTGCGGAGCGCCGCGACTGCCGGACGATGGAACAGCTGTGGAAGGTGGCGACACGGCTCGGCGAGGACGACGGACAGCTCGTCCTCGCCCCGCAGCCACTGTTCTGGTGGCGGAACTGGCGGGTGGAACTGCTCCGCAGGCTCGCCGAGATCCGCGAGGGCGAGCGCGTCCTGAGCCCGTGGTGGAGCGGGGCACCGGCCCAGGCCGTGGCCGGTCTCGCGGACCAGGAGTCCGACCTGCCCCGCGACTTCGACCTCGTCGCGGCGCAGGCCGCCGCCGTCGTGCTGCACGCGGCCCACGCGCGTGGGCAGGGCCGCCCGCCGCTGCCGGACGACACGCGCCTGAAGGCCATGCCCGGCGGCAGGGTTCCCGAGGAAGAGGAGCGGGCGCACCTCGTCCTGGTGGCACGGCACCTGAATCTCCCGCTGGTCTTCGAAGCCGTCACTCGCTCCAGCCGCTGA
- a CDS encoding phosphocholine-specific phospholipase C → MPAFNRRRFLQAAGGTAGVAALSASIMRAADIPAAARSGSIDDVEHIVVLMQENRSFDHYFGTLGGVRGFGDPRPFMLESGKSVWHQSGGGEEVLPYHPDADDLGMQFIAGLSHDWETGHQAWNKGKYDDWIAAKTSGTMAHLTREDIPFHYALADAFTVCDSYHSSFMGATDPNRYYLYSGHAGNDGKGGGPVLGNEEAGYDWTTYPERLEKAGVSWKIYQDTGDGLTEDGLWGCLEDAYRGNYADNSLMFFNKFRNARPGDALYEKACKGTNVKESGHLLDDLRADVKAGKLPKISWIAAPEAFCEHPNWPANYGAWYISQVLDALTSNPEVWSKTALFITYDENDGYFDHVPPPYPPADSSWGASTVDTGLDFFPGDSDYSAGPYGLGMRVPTLVVSPWSTGGYVCSEVFDHTSVIQFMERRFGVHEPHISPWRRAICGDLTSAFDFGLKHTKPAPLPSTDAYEPPDNERHDSYTPSPPAAPALPKQEKGARPTRPLPYAPLVTAAVKPSDASIKLTFTPGDETGACFLVTSGNRDDGPWTYTAAAGKKISDTWSTGPSEGAYELSVHGPGGYLRTYEGTAATASPEVTGHHDKCTGRRKLTFTNPARTACHLTVTNAYGGKSTELTVAAGGRQTRWVDLGHSKRWYDLRVRSDSDSAYLRRFAGHVETGEAGTSDPALRTA, encoded by the coding sequence ATGCCCGCATTCAACCGCCGACGCTTCCTCCAGGCCGCGGGTGGCACCGCAGGCGTCGCGGCTCTGTCCGCCAGCATCATGCGCGCCGCCGATATCCCGGCCGCCGCCCGGTCGGGGTCGATCGACGACGTCGAGCACATCGTGGTGCTCATGCAGGAGAACCGCTCCTTCGACCACTATTTCGGCACGCTGGGCGGCGTACGGGGATTCGGCGACCCCCGCCCGTTCATGCTGGAGAGCGGCAAATCCGTATGGCACCAGTCCGGTGGCGGCGAGGAAGTCCTGCCCTACCACCCGGACGCCGACGATCTGGGAATGCAGTTCATCGCCGGGCTGAGCCACGACTGGGAAACCGGTCACCAGGCCTGGAACAAGGGCAAGTACGACGACTGGATCGCGGCCAAGACCTCCGGGACCATGGCCCATCTGACCAGGGAAGACATACCGTTCCACTACGCGCTGGCGGACGCCTTCACGGTCTGCGACTCGTACCACTCGTCCTTCATGGGCGCGACCGACCCCAACCGCTATTACCTCTACTCCGGGCACGCCGGCAATGACGGCAAGGGCGGCGGACCGGTCCTCGGAAACGAAGAGGCCGGTTACGACTGGACCACCTATCCCGAGCGCCTGGAGAAGGCCGGGGTGTCGTGGAAGATCTATCAGGACACCGGCGACGGACTCACCGAGGACGGGCTGTGGGGCTGCCTGGAGGACGCCTACCGCGGCAACTACGCCGACAACTCCCTGATGTTCTTCAACAAGTTCCGCAACGCCCGTCCCGGCGACGCCCTGTACGAGAAGGCGTGCAAGGGGACGAACGTCAAGGAGAGCGGCCATCTTCTCGATGACCTCCGTGCGGACGTCAAGGCGGGCAAACTCCCGAAGATCTCCTGGATCGCCGCTCCGGAAGCGTTCTGCGAGCATCCCAACTGGCCCGCGAATTACGGCGCCTGGTACATCTCACAGGTCCTGGACGCACTGACGTCCAACCCCGAGGTGTGGAGCAAGACAGCCCTTTTCATCACCTACGACGAGAACGACGGCTACTTCGACCACGTCCCGCCGCCCTACCCGCCTGCCGACTCCTCGTGGGGCGCGTCCACCGTCGACACCGGGCTCGACTTCTTCCCGGGCGACAGCGATTACAGCGCGGGCCCTTACGGGCTCGGCATGCGGGTCCCCACCCTCGTCGTCTCGCCGTGGTCGACCGGCGGCTACGTCTGCTCCGAGGTCTTCGACCACACCTCCGTCATCCAGTTCATGGAGCGCCGTTTCGGCGTCCACGAACCGCACATCTCCCCCTGGCGCCGCGCCATCTGCGGCGACCTCACGTCGGCCTTCGACTTCGGCCTCAAACACACCAAGCCCGCGCCCCTGCCGAGCACCGACGCCTATGAGCCGCCGGACAACGAACGGCACGACAGCTACACCCCTTCGCCGCCGGCCGCACCGGCCCTGCCCAAGCAGGAGAAGGGCGCGCGGCCCACCCGGCCCCTCCCCTACGCGCCCCTCGTCACCGCTGCCGTCAAACCCTCCGACGCGAGCATCAAGCTCACTTTCACCCCCGGTGACGAAACCGGGGCCTGCTTCCTGGTCACCTCCGGCAACCGCGACGACGGGCCCTGGACCTACACCGCCGCGGCCGGCAAGAAGATCTCCGACACCTGGAGCACCGGCCCCTCCGAAGGGGCGTACGAGCTGAGCGTGCACGGCCCAGGCGGCTACTTGCGGACCTACGAGGGCACGGCCGCGACCGCGAGCCCGGAAGTCACCGGCCACCACGACAAGTGCACCGGCCGCCGCAAGCTCACCTTCACCAACCCCGCCAGGACCGCCTGCCACCTCACCGTCACCAACGCGTACGGCGGCAAGAGCACCGAGCTCACCGTCGCCGCGGGCGGCCGGCAGACCCGCTGGGTCGACCTCGGCCACAGCAAGCGCTGGTACGACCTGCGCGTACGGTCCGACAGCGACAGCGCCTACCTGCGCAGGTTCGCCGGACACGTGGAGACGGGCGAGGCAGGCACCAGCGACCCGGCGCTGCGCACCGCCTGA
- a CDS encoding cytochrome P450 family protein produces MSDLTPPQVTLLDPRDLVVAEGRGLRDQGPVVRVRLTGDVEVWATGDHATAREVLTHPDFRKNPAHWQAYTDGEVPDSWPLLELITLSGMLNADGDDHTRLRKLVGKAFTPPRIEALRPRVEEIVGGLIDDLAAVAGPVDLREAFALPLPMAIICSLFGLDLDKSEQLADNFAALHDESRADEAPAGKAGLVSVIGELIAEKTAAPGDDLTSALISAHADGQGSLSQKELTETLLLFLFAGHETTANLIGNAVLNMVGHPEQLALARESESWPAVVDETLRRDSPVRTVMFYYAAKDVTLSGTRIKAGEAVVIHVAATGRDPRQFGPTAEEFDVLRQAAASHLGFSHGIHYCIGAPLAKMMGTAALRALHGRFDVELVGEPVPVASYSSNAARALPALLRDRAPAGTR; encoded by the coding sequence GTGTCTGATCTGACGCCACCTCAAGTGACCTTGCTCGACCCGCGCGACCTCGTCGTGGCCGAGGGTCGCGGCCTCAGGGACCAGGGCCCCGTGGTGCGGGTCCGGCTCACCGGTGACGTGGAGGTGTGGGCCACCGGGGACCACGCCACGGCGCGCGAGGTCCTCACCCACCCGGACTTCCGCAAGAACCCGGCGCATTGGCAGGCGTACACCGACGGCGAGGTGCCGGACAGCTGGCCCCTGCTGGAGCTGATCACGCTCTCCGGCATGCTGAACGCGGACGGCGACGACCACACCCGGCTGCGCAAGCTGGTGGGCAAGGCCTTCACACCGCCCCGGATCGAGGCGCTGCGGCCGCGCGTCGAGGAGATCGTCGGGGGCCTGATCGACGACCTGGCGGCCGTGGCCGGCCCGGTCGACCTGCGGGAGGCCTTCGCTCTCCCGCTGCCCATGGCCATCATCTGCAGCCTGTTCGGGCTCGACCTGGACAAGAGCGAGCAGCTGGCCGACAACTTCGCGGCGCTGCACGACGAGAGCCGCGCCGATGAGGCACCGGCAGGCAAGGCCGGACTCGTCTCCGTGATCGGCGAGCTGATCGCGGAGAAGACCGCAGCGCCCGGCGACGATCTGACGTCGGCGCTGATCTCCGCCCACGCCGACGGACAAGGCAGCCTCAGCCAGAAGGAGTTGACGGAGACGCTGCTCCTGTTCCTCTTCGCGGGGCACGAGACCACCGCCAACCTCATCGGAAACGCCGTGCTCAACATGGTCGGCCATCCCGAACAGCTCGCCCTGGCACGCGAGTCGGAGTCCTGGCCGGCGGTCGTGGACGAGACGCTGCGCCGCGACAGCCCGGTCCGCACGGTGATGTTCTACTACGCCGCCAAGGACGTGACCCTCTCGGGCACCCGGATCAAGGCGGGTGAGGCCGTGGTCATCCATGTGGCGGCCACCGGGCGCGATCCCCGGCAATTCGGCCCGACAGCCGAGGAGTTCGATGTCCTCCGACAGGCCGCCGCCTCCCACCTCGGGTTCTCCCACGGCATCCACTACTGCATCGGGGCTCCGCTGGCGAAGATGATGGGCACGGCCGCTCTTCGGGCCCTGCACGGCCGGTTCGACGTAGAACTCGTCGGCGAGCCGGTGCCGGTGGCCTCGTACTCGTCCAACGCGGCCCGAGCGCTGCCGGCCTTGCTGAGGGACCGAGCCCCGGCCGGGACGAGGTGA